From a single Rosa rugosa chromosome 7, drRosRugo1.1, whole genome shotgun sequence genomic region:
- the LOC133720687 gene encoding soluble inorganic pyrophosphatase 4-like, translating to MVPPIEATQTVTEIPQKVTEIPKKVAEVPKKVTETPHKGSNHYSSHPPLNERILSSMTRRSIAAHPWHDLEIGPDTPKIFNCVVEIGKGSKVKYELDKKTGLIKVDRILYSSVVYPHNYGFIPRTLCEDNDPLDVLIIMQEPVLPGCFLRAKAIGLMPMIDQGEKDDKIIAVCADDPEYRHYNDIKELPPHRLAEIRRFFEDYKKNENKEVLVDDFLPASAAFESIQQSMDLYADYIVESLRR from the exons ATGGTTCCACCCATTGAGGCTACTCAAACAGTTACTGAGATTCCCCAAAAAGTGACTGAAATTCCTAAGAAAGTTGCTGAAGTTCCTAAGAAAGTTACCGAGACTCCCCACAAGGGTAGCAACCATTATTCCTCACATCCACCTCTTAATGAGAGGATACTTTCTTCCATGACCAGGAGGTCTATAGCTGCACACCCTTGGCATGATCTTGAAATAG GACCTGATACTCCAAAGATCTTTAACTGT GTGGTAGAAATCGGAAAAGGAAGCAAGGTGAAATATGAACTTGACAAAAAAACTGGACTTATCAAG GTTGACCGTATACTGTACTCATCTGTTGTCTACCCTCACAACTATGGCTTCATCCCCCGTACGCTTTGTGAGGACAATGACCCCTTGGATGTCTTGATTATTATGCAG GAGCCAGTTCTTCCTGGATGCTTTCTTCGGGCTAAAGCTATTGGCCTGATGCCCATGATTGATCAG GGTGAGAAAGATGACAAGATCATTGCTGTCTGTGCTGATGATCCTGAATACCGTCACTACAATGACATCAAGGAGCTGCCACCACATCGTTTGGCTGAGATCCGTCGCTTCTTTGAGGACT ACAAGAAAAATGAGAACAAGGAGGTTTTAGTTGACGACTTTCTCCCTGCATCTGCTGCCTTTGAAAGTATCCAGCAGTCCAT GGACCTTTATGCGGACTACATTGTGGAGAGCCTCAGGCGGTAG